One genomic region from Jiangella sp. DSM 45060 encodes:
- the proC gene encoding pyrroline-5-carboxylate reductase, with amino-acid sequence MTVALLGAGVMGEALLAGILQGRPASDLLVGEKRPERAAELTERYGVEVVGNAEAVRRAGTVLLVVKPHDVGPLLDDVAAEARPGQLFVSLAAGITTAFVEARLPDGVAVVRVMPNTPALVGEGMAAISPGTHSGDEQLREAEELLRSTGRVTRVPESQQDAVTAVSGSGPAYVFYVAESMIEGGVHLGLTRATATELVVQTLAGSAALLRDSGEHPTVLRERVTSPGGTTAAALRQLEDGKVRADFLAALEAARDRSRALSSGEPA; translated from the coding sequence ATGACGGTGGCGCTGCTCGGGGCCGGCGTGATGGGCGAGGCGCTGCTCGCCGGCATCCTGCAGGGACGGCCCGCGTCCGATCTCCTGGTCGGTGAGAAGCGGCCGGAGCGCGCGGCCGAGCTGACCGAGCGGTACGGCGTCGAGGTGGTCGGCAACGCCGAGGCCGTGCGCCGGGCCGGCACCGTCCTGCTCGTGGTGAAGCCGCACGACGTCGGCCCGCTGCTCGACGACGTCGCCGCCGAGGCCCGGCCCGGGCAGTTGTTCGTCTCGCTGGCGGCCGGCATCACGACGGCGTTCGTCGAGGCGCGGCTGCCCGACGGCGTCGCCGTCGTGCGGGTCATGCCGAACACCCCGGCGCTGGTCGGCGAGGGCATGGCCGCCATCTCGCCGGGCACGCACAGCGGCGACGAGCAGTTGCGCGAGGCCGAGGAGCTGCTGCGCTCCACCGGCCGCGTCACGCGGGTGCCCGAGTCGCAGCAGGACGCCGTCACCGCCGTCTCCGGCTCCGGCCCGGCGTACGTGTTCTACGTGGCCGAGTCGATGATCGAGGGCGGCGTCCACCTGGGCCTGACCCGCGCCACGGCCACCGAGCTGGTCGTGCAGACGCTGGCCGGCTCGGCCGCGCTGCTGCGCGACTCCGGCGAGCACCCGACGGTGCTGCGCGAGCGGGTCACCTCGCCCGGCGGCACCACGGCGGCAGCGCTGCGCCAGTTGGAGGACGGCAAGGTCCGCGCCGACTTCCTCGCCGCGCTCGAGGCCGCCCGCGACCGCTCCCGCGCGCTGTCGTCCGGCGAGCCGGCCTGA
- a CDS encoding acetoin utilization protein AcuC: MHTVHVAWSDALTGYDFGQGHPLNPVRVDLTIRLARALGVLDGDGVHVEEPEPADDATLRTVHTPGYLDAVKAASIDPSTVDLVHGLGTTDDPCFAGMHDASALVAGGTVAAARAVWEGRARHGVNVAGGLHHAMPSSASGFCVYNDPALGIRALLDAGAERVAYVDVDVHHGDGVQAVFYDDPRVLTISLHESPRTLFPGTGFPSETGGPGAEGSAVNVALPPGTGDAGWLRAFHAVVPPLLRAWQPQVLFTQHGCDSHLDDPLAHLALTLDGQRESYRVLHDLAHELCDGRWVATGGGGYALIDVVPRAWTHLLAIAAERPIDPATETPPAWRTHVQARYHHTAPRRMTDGGTSAHTDWSSGYDPASPLDRAIHATRLAVFPAHALDPTY; this comes from the coding sequence ATGCACACCGTGCACGTCGCCTGGTCCGACGCCCTGACCGGCTACGACTTCGGCCAGGGGCACCCGCTCAACCCGGTGCGCGTCGACCTCACCATCCGGCTGGCCCGCGCGCTGGGCGTGCTCGACGGCGACGGCGTGCATGTCGAGGAGCCCGAGCCGGCCGACGACGCCACGCTGCGCACCGTGCACACACCCGGCTACCTCGACGCGGTCAAGGCGGCCAGCATCGATCCCAGCACCGTCGACCTCGTGCACGGCCTCGGCACCACCGACGACCCCTGCTTCGCCGGCATGCACGACGCCAGCGCGCTGGTGGCCGGCGGGACGGTCGCGGCGGCCCGGGCGGTCTGGGAAGGACGCGCGCGGCACGGCGTCAACGTCGCGGGCGGGCTGCACCACGCCATGCCGTCCAGCGCGTCCGGGTTCTGCGTCTACAACGACCCCGCGCTGGGCATCCGGGCGCTGCTCGACGCCGGCGCCGAGCGGGTCGCCTACGTCGACGTCGACGTCCACCACGGCGACGGCGTGCAGGCCGTCTTCTACGACGACCCCCGAGTGCTGACGATCAGCCTGCACGAGTCGCCGCGCACGCTGTTCCCGGGCACCGGATTCCCCAGCGAGACCGGCGGCCCCGGTGCCGAGGGCAGCGCCGTCAACGTCGCCCTGCCCCCGGGCACCGGCGACGCCGGCTGGCTGCGCGCCTTCCACGCCGTCGTGCCGCCGCTGCTGCGCGCCTGGCAGCCGCAGGTGCTGTTCACCCAGCACGGCTGCGACAGCCACCTCGACGACCCCCTGGCCCACCTGGCGCTGACGCTGGACGGCCAGCGCGAGTCCTACCGCGTCCTGCACGACCTCGCGCACGAGCTCTGCGACGGCCGCTGGGTCGCTACCGGCGGCGGTGGGTACGCCCTCATCGACGTCGTGCCCCGGGCCTGGACGCACCTGCTGGCCATCGCCGCCGAGCGTCCCATCGACCCCGCGACCGAGACGCCGCCGGCCTGGCGGACGCACGTCCAGGCCCGCTACCACCACACGGCGCCGCGGCGCATGACCGACGGCGGCACCTCCGCGCACACGGACTGGTCCTCGGGCTACGACCCGGCCAGCCCCCTCGACCGCGCCATCCA